In Pseudomonas sp. R76, one genomic interval encodes:
- the edd gene encoding phosphogluconate dehydratase gives MHPRVIEVTERLIARSRATREAYLALIRGAASDGPMRGKLQCANFAHGVAGCGTEDKNSLRMMNAANVAIVSSYNDMLSAHQPYEHFPEQIKKALREVGSVGQFAGGTPAMCDGVTQGEPGMELSLLSREVIAMSTAVALSHNMFDAALMLGICDKIVPGLMMGALRYGHLPMIFVPGGPMPSGISNKQKADVRQRYAEGKATREELLESEMKSYHSPGTCTFYGTANTNQLLMEVMGLHLPGASFVNPYTPLRDALTREAAHQVTRLTKANTNFTPIGEIVDEKSIVNSIVALNATGGSTNHTLHMPAIAMSAGIILTWQDMADLSEVVPTLSHVYPNGKADINHFQAAGGMSFLIRELLEAGLLHNDVNTVAGHGLSRYTQEPFLVDGELVWREGPIESLDETILRPVARAFSPEGGLRVMEGNLGRGVMKVSAVALEHQIVEAPAVVFQDQQDLADAFKAGQLEKDFVAVMRFQGPRSNGMPELHKMTPFLGVLQDRGFKVALVTDGRMSGASGKIPAAIHVNPEAQSGGPLARVKDGDIIRVDGVKGTLELKVDAEEFAARTPATGLLGNNVGAGRELFAFMRLAASSAEQGASAFTSALETLK, from the coding sequence ATGCATCCCCGCGTTATTGAGGTCACCGAACGGCTTATCGCCCGCAGTCGTGCAACCCGCGAGGCTTACCTTGCGCTCATTCGCGGCGCCGCCAGCGACGGCCCGATGCGCGGTAAGCTGCAATGCGCCAACTTCGCCCACGGCGTAGCCGGTTGTGGCACTGAAGATAAAAATAGCCTGCGCATGATGAATGCCGCCAACGTGGCAATTGTTTCGTCATATAACGACATGCTCTCGGCGCACCAGCCGTACGAACATTTTCCTGAACAGATCAAAAAAGCCCTGCGTGAAGTCGGCTCGGTCGGCCAGTTCGCCGGCGGTACGCCCGCCATGTGCGACGGCGTGACCCAAGGCGAGCCCGGCATGGAGCTGAGCCTGCTCAGCCGTGAAGTCATCGCGATGTCCACGGCGGTAGCGCTGTCCCACAACATGTTCGACGCGGCGCTGATGTTGGGCATCTGCGACAAGATCGTCCCTGGCCTGATGATGGGCGCGCTGCGCTACGGCCACCTGCCGATGATCTTCGTACCGGGCGGCCCGATGCCCTCGGGCATTTCCAACAAGCAGAAGGCTGACGTGCGCCAGCGCTACGCCGAAGGCAAGGCCACTCGCGAAGAGCTGCTGGAATCGGAGATGAAGTCCTACCACAGCCCCGGCACCTGCACCTTCTACGGCACCGCCAACACCAACCAGCTGTTGATGGAAGTGATGGGCCTGCACTTGCCGGGCGCCTCGTTCGTCAACCCGTACACGCCGCTGCGTGACGCGCTGACCCGCGAGGCCGCGCACCAGGTCACACGCCTGACCAAGGCCAATACCAACTTCACGCCGATCGGCGAGATCGTTGACGAAAAATCCATCGTCAACTCCATCGTCGCGCTCAACGCCACCGGCGGTTCCACCAACCACACCCTGCACATGCCGGCCATCGCCATGTCGGCGGGCATCATCCTGACCTGGCAGGACATGGCCGACCTCTCCGAGGTGGTGCCGACCCTGTCCCACGTGTACCCGAACGGCAAAGCCGACATCAACCACTTCCAGGCCGCGGGCGGCATGTCGTTCCTGATCCGCGAACTGCTCGAAGCCGGGCTGCTCCACAACGACGTCAACACCGTGGCCGGTCACGGCCTGAGCCGCTACACCCAGGAACCCTTCCTGGTCGACGGTGAACTGGTGTGGCGCGAAGGCCCGATCGAAAGCCTCGACGAAACCATCCTGCGCCCGGTGGCCCGCGCGTTCTCGCCGGAAGGTGGTTTGCGTGTGATGGAAGGCAACCTCGGCCGTGGCGTGATGAAAGTCTCGGCCGTGGCCCTGGAACACCAGATTGTCGAAGCACCGGCCGTAGTATTCCAGGATCAACAGGACCTGGCGGACGCGTTCAAGGCAGGCCAGCTGGAAAAAGACTTTGTCGCCGTGATGCGCTTCCAGGGCCCGCGCTCCAATGGCATGCCTGAACTGCACAAAATGACGCCGTTCCTCGGTGTGTTGCAGGACCGTGGCTTTAAAGTGGCGTTGGTGACAGACGGGCGTATGTCCGGCGCGTCGGGTAAGATTCCCGCCGCGATCCACGTCAACCCCGAAGCTCAAAGCGGCGGGCCGCTGGCGCGGGTCAAAGATGGCGATATCATTCGCGTCGATGGCGTCAAAGGCACCTTGGAGCTTAAGGTGGACGCCGAAGAATTTGCAGCGCGCACGCCTGCCACGGGCCTGTTGGGCAATAACGTGGGGGCCGGTCGCGAGCTGTTTGCATTTATGCGCTTGGCCGCAAGCTCCGCAGAGCAG
- the gap gene encoding type I glyceraldehyde-3-phosphate dehydrogenase, whose product MTLRIAINGFGRIGRNVLRALYTQGYRQDLQIVAINDLGDSSINAHLLKYDTVHGTFEAEVAHDQESLTVNGDRIAVSAIRNPADLPWAAHKIDVVFECTGLFTDRDKAAAHITAGARKVIISAPAKGADATVVYGVNHDILRQSHQIISNASCTTNCLAPVAQVLHRELGIENGLMTTIHAYTNDQNLTDVYHTDPYRARSATQNMIPSKTGAAEAVGLVLPELAGKLTGMAVRVPVINVSLVDLTVTLKKEATAEQVNALLKEASQHSKILGYNTLPLVSSDFNHNPLSSIFDANHTKVSGKLLKVLAWYDNEWGFSNRMLDNCLALCNAE is encoded by the coding sequence ATGACTCTTCGTATCGCAATCAATGGTTTTGGCCGTATCGGCCGTAATGTCCTGCGCGCACTGTATACCCAAGGCTACCGCCAGGATTTGCAGATCGTCGCCATCAATGATCTGGGCGACAGTTCGATCAATGCCCACCTGCTCAAATACGACACCGTACACGGTACTTTCGAAGCAGAGGTTGCCCACGATCAGGAAAGCCTGACCGTCAATGGTGACCGGATCGCCGTAAGCGCCATCCGCAACCCGGCCGACCTGCCGTGGGCTGCGCACAAGATCGACGTGGTATTCGAATGCACCGGTCTGTTCACCGACCGTGACAAGGCTGCCGCGCATATTACCGCCGGCGCGCGCAAGGTGATCATCTCGGCCCCGGCCAAGGGCGCCGACGCCACCGTGGTCTATGGCGTAAACCATGACATTTTGCGTCAATCCCACCAGATCATCTCCAACGCCTCTTGCACCACTAACTGCCTGGCGCCGGTCGCCCAGGTGCTGCACCGCGAGCTGGGTATCGAAAACGGCCTGATGACCACCATTCACGCCTACACCAACGACCAGAACCTGACCGACGTCTACCACACCGACCCGTACCGCGCGCGCTCGGCCACCCAGAACATGATCCCAAGCAAGACCGGCGCCGCTGAAGCGGTCGGCCTGGTGCTGCCGGAACTGGCGGGCAAGCTGACCGGCATGGCGGTGCGCGTGCCGGTGATCAACGTGTCGCTGGTCGACCTCACCGTGACACTGAAGAAAGAAGCCACGGCCGAGCAAGTCAACGCCCTGCTCAAAGAAGCCAGCCAGCACTCGAAAATCCTCGGCTACAACACCCTGCCGCTGGTTTCCAGTGACTTCAACCATAACCCGCTGTCGTCGATCTTCGATGCCAACCACACCAAAGTCAGTGGCAAATTGCTGAAAGTGCTGGCCTGGTACGACAACGAGTGGGGCTTCTCCAACCGTATGCTGGATAACTGCCTGGCGCTCTGCAACGCCGAATAA
- a CDS encoding RNA polymerase sigma factor has translation MSQSRFNQVFLTQRVILLRTLQRMVNNHSTAEDLLQETYLRVTRALSERPIDHLEPFVYQTARNLALDHLRSRRIQARTLQEDVPLDVLQSVAAPISTPEDATQAEQLLEHLSVSLGQLSARQQQIFILSRLHGCSYQEIADQLQVSLSTVQKELKLIMAICVGVAERLDQP, from the coding sequence GTGAGCCAATCTCGCTTCAACCAAGTCTTTCTCACCCAACGGGTGATTCTGCTACGCACCTTGCAGCGGATGGTGAATAACCACAGCACCGCCGAGGACCTGTTGCAGGAAACCTACCTGCGCGTCACCCGGGCCCTCAGCGAGCGGCCGATTGATCACCTCGAACCCTTCGTCTACCAGACAGCGCGCAACCTGGCGCTCGACCACCTGCGTTCGCGCCGGATTCAAGCCCGCACGCTGCAGGAAGATGTCCCGCTGGACGTACTGCAAAGCGTCGCCGCCCCCATCAGTACGCCCGAAGACGCGACACAGGCCGAGCAATTGCTCGAACACCTGAGCGTCAGCCTCGGTCAGTTGAGCGCCCGACAGCAGCAGATCTTCATCCTCAGCCGCCTGCATGGCTGCAGCTATCAGGAGATTGCCGACCAGTTGCAAGTGTCCTTGAGCACCGTGCAAAAGGAACTGAAATTGATCATGGCCATCTGTGTAGGTGTGGCCGAGCGGCTGGATCAGCCTTAA
- a CDS encoding FecR family protein, whose product MTDPNKLRAHELAHEVLQDTAMDQALDWLIALQCPQPGQQAEFDAWLAADPTHAHAFNKAQAAWGGAPVHSAAVALAAPRKPSAWRRVKPHWKPLATAAVLLIGLFSFSNLPVRLQADHLTVVGERQRLQLDDGAKVLLNTNSAFSSSIKDHQRVARLYQGEAFFEIAPNRGLPLEIDAGPVRASVRDTDFAVRYLNGEAQVQVQRGDVDLSNTFDDARVRLRAGESIRIGPKGFGQPAKLDVSKDLAWVQGRLVFENCPMSEVLAELRRYYPGWIVNTNDKLASVAVTGNYRLDQPLDVVRSLAHITSAKLSEYPALVILN is encoded by the coding sequence GTGACGGACCCGAATAAACTGCGCGCCCATGAGCTGGCTCATGAGGTGTTGCAAGACACGGCCATGGACCAAGCCCTCGATTGGCTGATCGCCTTGCAGTGCCCGCAACCCGGGCAGCAGGCGGAGTTCGACGCCTGGCTGGCCGCTGACCCGACGCATGCCCACGCTTTCAACAAAGCCCAGGCCGCCTGGGGTGGCGCGCCCGTGCACAGTGCCGCCGTGGCCCTGGCTGCGCCGCGCAAGCCGAGCGCCTGGCGCCGGGTCAAGCCGCATTGGAAACCATTGGCCACCGCCGCCGTGCTGCTGATCGGCCTGTTCAGCTTCAGCAACCTGCCCGTACGCCTGCAAGCCGACCACCTCACCGTGGTCGGCGAACGCCAGCGCCTGCAATTGGACGATGGCGCCAAAGTGCTGCTGAACACCAACTCGGCGTTTTCCAGCAGCATCAAGGACCACCAGCGCGTCGCCCGCCTGTATCAGGGCGAGGCGTTTTTCGAGATAGCCCCCAACCGTGGCCTGCCGCTGGAGATCGACGCCGGCCCGGTGCGTGCCAGCGTGCGTGACACCGACTTCGCCGTGCGTTACCTCAACGGTGAAGCGCAAGTGCAGGTGCAGCGTGGTGATGTCGACCTGAGCAACACTTTCGACGATGCCCGCGTGCGCCTGCGCGCTGGCGAGAGTATCCGCATCGGCCCCAAGGGCTTCGGCCAACCCGCCAAGCTGGATGTGAGCAAGGATCTGGCCTGGGTCCAGGGCCGCCTGGTGTTTGAAAATTGCCCGATGAGCGAAGTGCTGGCCGAGCTGCGCCGTTATTACCCCGGCTGGATCGTCAACACCAACGACAAGCTGGCCAGCGTGGCCGTCACCGGCAACTACCGCCTCGACCAGCCGCTGGACGTGGTGCGCTCACTGGCACACATCACCTCGGCCAAGCTCTCGGAATACCCGGCGCTGGTCATCCTGAACTAA
- a CDS encoding TonB-dependent receptor: MSSRFNRRSSSPVLSLLTAAILLASAPAMAATAAEPVARSHGNYNFSIEQQPLVSALNAFTRVTGWQVGLPAELGQGVSSPGVRGPLSPEKALDRLLVGTNLSYRKLGNNNIVLEKRAAGSVLNLQQVTISATRNEQAVDSVPSTVTVHDRQELDRQNVNTIRELVRYEPNVSVGGAGTRASNAGYNIRGIDGDRILTQVDGVEVPDNFFNGPYAKTRRNYVDPEIVKRVEILRGPASALYGSSAIGGAVSYFTLDPDDIIKPGQDVGARLKTGYSSADDSWLTSGTVAGRVQDFDGLLHLSQRNGHEMESYDGNNATGLARTGANPEDARTTNILAKLGWNYGDDNRLGLTYEKFKDDRDVDLKNAVGGPFVGGRGFNFYRGRSGNDTITRERFGIENRFALDSPIADQIKTSLNYQIAKTDQTTAEIYQPSRRVLRTRETLYEEKQWVFDAQLDKAFSLGETDHQVTYGTTLKQQKVTGSREGAATCLAVGGGCTAIGAPSPSASDSVKKSSDFPDPTINTYSLFAQDQITWNKWTFLPAVRYDYTQLKPKLTQEFLNTVNPTGAYPVSDKEKTWHRVTPKFGLTYALTDQYTWFGQYAEGFRTPSAKALYGRFENLNLGYTVEPNPNLKPETSKGIETGIRGNFDEGSFDIAVFYNKYRDFIDEDASVAGGDIQTFEANNIKHATIKGIEAKGRLNLDAFGAPQGLYTQGSVGYTYGRNDDNGEPLNRVNPLKGVFGLGYEQEQYGALVSWTLVKKQKRVDSTTFHAPDGSTSAPFKTPGFGIVDLTGYYKVTNDVTINGGLYNLTDKKYWNWDDVRSYDGVGEAGVTAPANLDRLTQPGRNFAINLIWDI, translated from the coding sequence ATGTCCTCTCGTTTCAACCGCCGGTCTTCTTCGCCCGTCCTGTCCTTGCTGACCGCCGCCATCCTGCTGGCCAGCGCGCCGGCCATGGCCGCCACGGCCGCCGAGCCGGTCGCCCGCAGCCACGGCAACTACAACTTCAGCATCGAGCAGCAGCCACTGGTCTCGGCACTCAACGCCTTTACCCGCGTGACCGGCTGGCAAGTCGGCCTGCCGGCAGAGCTGGGCCAGGGTGTGTCATCCCCTGGCGTGCGCGGCCCGCTGTCGCCGGAAAAAGCCCTGGACCGGCTGTTGGTGGGGACCAACCTGAGCTACCGCAAACTGGGCAATAACAACATCGTGCTGGAAAAACGCGCCGCAGGCAGCGTGCTCAACCTGCAACAGGTGACCATCAGCGCCACGCGCAACGAGCAGGCCGTCGACAGCGTGCCGAGCACCGTCACCGTGCATGATCGCCAGGAACTGGACCGCCAGAACGTCAACACCATCCGTGAACTGGTGCGCTACGAGCCCAACGTATCAGTCGGCGGCGCCGGCACGCGCGCCAGCAACGCGGGCTACAACATTCGCGGCATCGACGGCGACCGCATCCTCACGCAGGTGGACGGCGTCGAAGTGCCGGATAACTTCTTCAACGGCCCCTACGCCAAGACGCGCCGCAACTACGTCGACCCGGAAATCGTCAAGCGCGTGGAAATCCTGCGTGGCCCGGCCTCGGCCTTGTACGGCAGCAGCGCGATTGGCGGCGCGGTGAGTTACTTCACCCTCGACCCGGACGACATCATCAAGCCCGGCCAGGATGTCGGCGCCCGCCTGAAAACCGGCTACAGCTCTGCTGACGACAGCTGGCTGACCTCCGGCACCGTCGCCGGACGCGTGCAGGACTTCGACGGTTTGCTGCACCTGAGCCAGCGCAATGGCCACGAAATGGAGTCCTACGACGGCAACAACGCCACCGGCCTGGCCCGCACCGGCGCCAACCCGGAAGACGCGCGCACCACCAATATCCTCGCCAAGCTGGGCTGGAATTATGGCGATGACAACCGCCTGGGCCTGACCTACGAGAAGTTCAAGGATGATCGCGACGTCGACTTGAAAAACGCCGTGGGCGGGCCGTTCGTTGGTGGTCGAGGCTTCAACTTCTATCGCGGCCGTTCGGGTAACGACACCATCACCCGTGAGCGCTTCGGAATCGAAAACCGCTTCGCGCTCGATTCGCCGATTGCCGATCAGATCAAAACCAGCCTCAATTACCAGATCGCCAAGACCGACCAGACGACTGCCGAGATCTACCAACCGTCGCGTCGCGTATTGCGCACTCGCGAAACCCTGTACGAAGAAAAGCAGTGGGTCTTCGACGCCCAATTGGACAAAGCCTTCAGCCTCGGTGAAACCGATCACCAAGTGACCTACGGCACCACACTCAAGCAGCAGAAAGTCACCGGCTCCCGGGAAGGTGCCGCGACGTGCCTGGCGGTCGGCGGGGGTTGCACGGCTATCGGCGCGCCCAGCCCTTCTGCCAGCGACAGCGTGAAAAAATCCAGCGATTTCCCGGACCCGACCATCAACACCTACTCGCTGTTCGCCCAGGACCAGATCACCTGGAACAAATGGACCTTCCTGCCCGCCGTGCGCTACGACTACACCCAACTCAAGCCCAAGCTGACCCAGGAGTTCCTCAACACCGTAAACCCGACCGGCGCCTACCCGGTCAGCGACAAGGAAAAAACCTGGCACCGTGTGACGCCCAAGTTCGGCCTGACCTATGCCCTGACCGACCAATACACCTGGTTCGGTCAATACGCCGAGGGCTTCCGCACCCCGTCGGCCAAGGCGCTGTATGGTCGCTTTGAAAACCTCAACCTGGGCTACACCGTCGAGCCGAACCCGAACCTCAAGCCGGAAACCAGCAAGGGCATCGAAACCGGGATTCGCGGCAATTTCGACGAAGGTTCCTTCGACATCGCGGTGTTCTACAACAAGTACCGTGACTTTATCGACGAAGACGCCTCGGTCGCCGGCGGCGATATCCAAACCTTCGAAGCCAACAACATCAAGCACGCCACCATCAAGGGGATTGAAGCCAAGGGCCGCCTGAACCTCGACGCCTTCGGCGCACCGCAAGGCCTCTACACCCAGGGTTCGGTCGGCTACACCTACGGCCGCAACGACGACAACGGCGAGCCACTCAACAGAGTCAACCCGCTTAAAGGCGTGTTCGGCCTGGGCTACGAGCAAGAGCAATACGGCGCACTGGTCAGCTGGACGCTGGTGAAGAAACAGAAACGCGTCGACAGCACCACCTTCCACGCACCGGATGGCAGCACCAGCGCCCCGTTCAAAACCCCAGGCTTCGGCATCGTCGACCTGACCGGCTACTACAAGGTCACCAACGACGTGACCATCAACGGCGGCCTCTACAACCTCACCGACAAGAAGTACTGGAACTGGGATGACGTGCGCAGCTACGACGGCGTCGGCGAAGCGGGTGTGACCGCGCCGGCCAACCTCGACCGCCTGACCCAGCCGGGCCGCAACTTTGCGATCAACCTGATCTGGGACATCTGA
- a CDS encoding biliverdin-producing heme oxygenase, translating into MTASPTAERPSLRSQRLNQITNAPHTKLDALVKAHAPFETQANFARFVVAQYLFQSELVALYNDPELIKIVPDLAERCRAEAAKLDLGDLDTEVPAPVAGAVKNPSKAEALGWLFVSEGSKLGAAFLIKRAVGLGLSETFGARHLGEPAGGRAEGWKSFTRTLDGLEFSAEEEAAVEKGAIDAFVRFTVLLEQAYASAPELA; encoded by the coding sequence ATGACCGCTTCTCCTACCGCAGAACGCCCAAGCCTGCGCTCCCAGCGCCTGAACCAAATCACCAACGCGCCCCACACCAAGCTCGATGCGCTGGTCAAAGCCCACGCCCCGTTCGAAACCCAAGCCAACTTCGCCCGCTTCGTGGTCGCGCAATACCTGTTCCAGTCGGAACTGGTGGCGCTGTACAACGACCCTGAGTTGATCAAGATCGTCCCGGACCTGGCCGAGCGCTGCCGCGCCGAAGCCGCCAAGCTGGACCTGGGCGACCTGGACACCGAAGTGCCTGCACCGGTTGCTGGCGCCGTGAAGAACCCGAGCAAGGCCGAAGCCCTGGGTTGGCTGTTCGTGTCTGAAGGCTCCAAGCTGGGCGCTGCCTTCCTGATCAAGCGCGCCGTGGGCCTGGGCCTGAGCGAAACCTTCGGCGCCCGCCACCTCGGCGAGCCGGCCGGTGGCCGTGCTGAAGGCTGGAAAAGCTTTACCCGCACCCTCGACGGCCTTGAGTTCAGCGCCGAAGAAGAAGCGGCGGTAGAAAAAGGTGCAATCGACGCGTTTGTGCGCTTCACCGTGCTGCTGGAACAGGCGTACGCTAGCGCGCCTGAATTGGCGTAA
- a CDS encoding YbaN family protein: MPGKTQSTSKIAQLLFGLLAYVSLGIGLVAIVIPGLPTTEFILLAAWAATKSSPRLSAWLENHRLFGPILFNWRNGKIIARRAKVSATLSMLLCAGLMLVMLDHGWPIYLAIAGMSLGNLWIWSRPERLATPV; encoded by the coding sequence ATGCCCGGCAAAACCCAATCCACCTCAAAAATCGCCCAGCTCCTCTTCGGCCTGCTGGCCTACGTCAGCCTGGGCATTGGGTTGGTGGCGATTGTGATACCGGGTTTGCCCACCACTGAATTCATCCTGCTCGCCGCCTGGGCCGCGACCAAAAGCTCGCCGCGCCTGAGTGCCTGGCTGGAAAACCACCGCCTGTTCGGCCCGATCCTGTTCAATTGGCGCAACGGCAAGATCATCGCGCGCCGTGCCAAAGTCAGCGCCACCCTGAGCATGCTGCTGTGCGCCGGCTTGATGCTGGTGATGCTCGATCACGGCTGGCCGATCTACCTGGCGATTGCCGGAATGAGCCTGGGCAACCTGTGGATCTGGTCACGCCCGGAACGGCTCGCAACGCCCGTATAA
- a CDS encoding methyl-accepting chemotaxis protein, producing MFDTLSIRLKIVLLSGLCLVGVIALIVGVNLYEADQNNRMVSESSSRMLTTSVQNLLQAKAGEQAVQLQKTFGESLVAITALADQIKGLRTTAAKRGLEAGALREELNQSLKTAFERNSKVLGIWLSFEPNGLDGKDSEFVDDKARVSNEKGRFSSYWSRAAGEGLNTVMVEEDLTKTTLNLSGTPYNIWYTCPRDTRNVCLLDPYSDEVAGKQVLMTTISLPLIVDGKVIGVVGIDLALNTLQAVTDAAQKELFDGAAHLEILSSTGLIAAYSGEPARVGKNLIDTLGAEGKEIVQLLANDTRTIREQDDTIRAVYPVKPIADAKSWGIVIKLPKTVMLADTLKLQGVLDKAQAAGMLKALLVGATAALLGLLLIWLTATGVTRPINTVAAMLKNIASGEGDLTQRLTYSKKDELGELANWFNRFLDKLQPTIAQIKQSITEARGTADQSSAIARQTSEGMQVQFREIDQVATASNEMSATAHDVANSASNAASAARGADQSARDGMAIIEQSTRDITTLAEEVSKAVGEVEALAVNSEQIGSVLEVIRSIAEQTNLLALNAAIEAARAGESGRGFAVVADEVRNLAKRTQDSVEEIRLVIERIQSGTRGVVATMHSSQHQAQSNAGQIHQAVQALGKISDAVTVISDMNLQIASAAEQQSAVAEEVNRNVSAIRTVTETLTGQATESAAISSQLNALASQQMKLMDQFKV from the coding sequence ATGTTCGACACCCTCTCTATCCGCTTGAAAATCGTGCTGCTGTCGGGCCTCTGCCTGGTTGGGGTGATCGCGCTGATCGTCGGCGTCAACCTCTACGAGGCCGACCAGAACAACCGCATGGTCAGCGAATCCAGCTCGCGCATGCTCACCACCAGTGTGCAGAACCTGTTGCAGGCCAAGGCCGGCGAACAGGCCGTACAGCTGCAGAAAACCTTTGGCGAAAGCCTGGTGGCGATCACAGCATTGGCCGACCAGATCAAAGGCCTGCGCACCACAGCTGCCAAACGCGGGCTGGAAGCCGGCGCACTGCGTGAAGAACTCAACCAGAGCCTCAAGACCGCGTTCGAGCGCAACAGCAAGGTGCTGGGCATCTGGCTGTCGTTCGAACCCAATGGCCTGGATGGCAAGGACAGCGAGTTTGTCGACGACAAAGCCCGCGTCTCCAACGAAAAAGGGCGCTTCTCCAGCTACTGGAGCCGCGCCGCCGGTGAAGGCCTGAACACGGTGATGGTCGAGGAAGACCTGACCAAGACCACGCTGAACCTCAGCGGTACGCCCTACAACATTTGGTACACCTGCCCACGGGACACGCGCAACGTTTGCCTGCTGGACCCGTATTCCGATGAAGTGGCCGGCAAGCAGGTGCTGATGACCACGATCTCGCTGCCGTTGATCGTCGACGGCAAGGTCATCGGCGTGGTCGGTATCGACCTGGCCCTGAATACCTTGCAAGCGGTGACGGACGCGGCACAAAAAGAACTGTTCGACGGTGCGGCGCATCTGGAGATTCTGTCCAGCACCGGGCTGATCGCGGCCTACAGCGGTGAGCCCGCGCGCGTCGGTAAAAACCTGATCGACACCCTGGGCGCCGAGGGCAAGGAGATCGTGCAACTGTTGGCCAACGACACGCGCACAATCCGCGAGCAAGATGACACGATCCGCGCCGTGTACCCGGTCAAGCCAATTGCCGACGCCAAGTCCTGGGGCATCGTGATCAAACTGCCGAAAACCGTGATGCTGGCCGACACCTTGAAACTGCAAGGCGTACTCGACAAAGCCCAGGCGGCCGGCATGCTCAAGGCGTTGCTGGTCGGCGCCACGGCCGCCTTGCTGGGCTTATTGCTGATCTGGCTGACCGCCACCGGCGTGACCCGCCCGATCAATACCGTGGCGGCGATGCTGAAGAATATCGCCAGCGGCGAAGGCGACCTCACCCAGCGCCTGACCTACTCGAAGAAAGACGAACTGGGCGAGCTGGCCAACTGGTTCAACCGTTTCCTCGACAAGCTGCAACCGACCATCGCGCAGATCAAGCAAAGCATCACCGAGGCGCGTGGCACGGCGGATCAGTCTTCGGCCATCGCACGCCAGACCAGTGAAGGCATGCAGGTGCAGTTCCGCGAAATCGACCAGGTCGCCACCGCGTCCAACGAAATGAGCGCCACCGCCCACGACGTCGCCAACAGCGCCTCCAATGCCGCCAGCGCGGCGCGCGGTGCGGACCAGTCGGCGCGTGACGGCATGGCGATCATTGAACAGAGCACCCGCGACATCACCACCCTCGCCGAAGAAGTCAGCAAAGCCGTAGGCGAAGTTGAAGCCCTGGCGGTGAACAGCGAGCAGATTGGCTCGGTGCTGGAAGTGATCCGCAGCATTGCCGAGCAGACCAACCTGTTGGCGCTCAACGCCGCCATCGAAGCAGCGCGCGCCGGGGAAAGCGGGCGTGGTTTTGCGGTGGTGGCCGACGAAGTGCGCAACCTGGCCAAACGCACCCAGGATTCGGTGGAAGAAATTCGCCTGGTGATCGAGCGCATCCAAAGCGGCACCCGCGGGGTGGTGGCGACCATGCATTCCAGCCAACACCAGGCCCAGAGCAACGCCGGGCAGATCCATCAAGCCGTGCAAGCGCTGGGCAAGATCAGCGATGCAGTGACGGTGATCAG